TAGACGATCGTACCGATATTTCCCCAATAAATTGCTCCCGTACACATAGCACAAGGCTCTGCAGTCGTATACAGTGTGCATTCCCACAAAAACTCTTTACTGTAGCGTTGAGATGCCTTCGCTGCTAAGGTTGTTTCAGCATGTCCAGTACAAATCTTTTCTGTAATTTCAATATTTTCTTGCTCTAAAAGAATGTTTCCTTCTTTATCTGCCAACAACGCACCAAACGGCGTATTTCCATGCTCTCTAGCTGCTTGTGAAATTTCAATACAGCGAGTTAGCAGCTCAATATGTTGTTTTTTTGTCATAGATACTCTCCCTATTCAATTTTTTTATGCTAAAAGAAAGCGGTGATTCAAGATTTCTATTGAACCTTTATCTAAACCGATCGCTTGTTTTAAATAGGTAGCGATGTCGCCATATTGAGCTTCTACAGTTTGATAGAAGTTATCTAAATAACTACTATCTACATTCAAAGCCACATGCAGTGCTTCTAAATTAGCTTCTTCCAAATTTGTTTTTCTTGCTTGTTCTAAAATCATTGCATTTTCTTTTTTTCTTAATTCATTTGTCTTTAAATAATCAGTGTAAATGTCTTTTCTAGAAACATTTAATGTTTCTAGAATAAGTGCTGCAGCAATTCCTGTACGGTCCTTTCCTGCAAAACAATGGAATAAAATACTTTCTTGATCTTGTAATGCTAAGATTTCTTCGAAAAATTTATTATAGCCTTTTTGAGAAGTCGTATTCAAAGCAATGTCTGCATAAAGTTTTTCCATATAAGAAGCAGATTTCTCTGGAGAACCGATTTTAACAAAGTCTCCTATTGATGCGCCCTCATCTTGAATATCTTCTAAAATATCGATATGGATGTACTCAGATTTAGGAACGGACATATCTGGTCGTTCCTCTACTTCCAAATTGCTTCTTAAATCGATGATTTTACCTAAATGATAATTGTTTTCTAAACGCTTTTCGTCTTCTTTCGTCAGACTAGATAATTCACCCGATCTTAGAAATACGTTTGTTCTAAGCTTTTTTCCTGCTTTATTTTGAATACCGCCAATATCTCTAAAATTTGTAATAGTTACCATGATTACTCCCCTTTTTCCTTATTTTTCTTACTTTCATTATACACAAAAATTTATCTAGATTGCCTTTTTATCAGCATTTTATAGAAAATAAGGTTGAAACAATCGAAATAAATTGTTTCAACCTTATCTAAATTATTTTTCTCCAGCTTCAACGTAGCTTAAATCATTGACTTTATCTAATGTATATTTCCCGTCTTTGTATTTCACTGTACACACACTGGCGTTTTTCAATCCGCCTTCTGGGATTTTAAAATCATCAAACAATGTGTCTAATAATGCGGAGATACTTAAGCCGTGAGAGGTAATCAAAACATTCCCACTACCTGAGTTTTTCATTTCTTTTGCTACGATATCTTCAACGCCTGCTTTAAGTCTTGTCGTAATCGTTTCATAATCTTCAGCCGGCCAGTTGATTTTTGCTTCTTCTACATTTTTAGCGTCAAGTTTTGCGACACTGTTTGCAAATGATTCTGGTGTCATGTTTTTCATGAATTCTTCTAATGTTACACCTTGGTCATCAGCGATATCTTGCCACATTGTATGGTTTAGATCGCCTTCATACGTCCCAAAGTTAAACTCTCTTAAACGCTCATCTGTAATCACTTTCAGATCGGATGATTTTTCATTTTCCTTAATGATTAGATTAGCGGTTTGAATGGCACGACCACTATCGCTACTATAAGCATTTTGGAATTCAATATCTTTTAAGCCAACACCTGCTGCTGTTACAACTTCTTCTCCAGCTTTTGTCAATACTGCATCTGACCAACCTTGAACACGATCCGTTGTATTCAGCATTGTTTTCCCATGACGCACGATATACAGCGTCAATTCTTCTGGTGTTTCTTTTGCTGCTGAAGTATCCTCTTTTGCGCCCCCGTTATTCCCACAACCTGCAACAACCAACATCCCCAACATTAATACACCTAATAGCTTTGTAAATTTTTTCATTTTAGCTCCTCCTTTTTTATGCGTTCGTTAAATCTTCCCCATTTGTTGAAATAACTTTTTTATACCAGTCGAATGATTTTTTCTTCGAACGTTTTAACGTGCCGTTTCCTTCATTGTCACGATCGACATAGATGAATCCGTAACGTTTTTTCATTTCCCCTGTTCCAGCTGACACAAGGTCGATACAGCCCCACGTTGTATAACCTAGTAGATCGACACCGTCTAACTCCACGGCATCTTTCATTGCTTGAATATGTGCCGCTAAATATTCGATGCGGTAATCGTCAGCCACATAGCCGTTTTCATCGGGCGTATCTACGGCACCTAAGCCGTTTTCCACGATGAACAATGGTTTTTGATAGCGGTCATACAAGTCATTCATTGTTACACGCAAGCCAAGCGGATCGATCTGCCAGCCCCATTCACTTGCTTCCAAGTAAGGATTTTTTACTGAGGCAAAGATATTGCCAGCTGTTTGTTCATTGACCGCTGGATCTGTTGATTGAACACGTGAAGAATAATAAGAGAAGGAAATGAAATCAACTGTATGCTCTTTCAATAACTCCAGATCTCCGTCTTCGATCGGTAATTCGATGCCTTCACGTTCTAATTCCTTCAGCGCATATGCTGGGTATTCGCCACGAGATTGGACATCGATGAAGAAAAAGTTTTCCCGGTCTGCTTTACGTGCTGCCCAAACGTCTTCTGGTTTACATGTATACGCATAGTTGGTTCCTGCCGCTAACATACAGCCGACTTGGTTTTCCGGATCGACTTCATGGGCGATTTTTGTCGCTACTGCGCTGGCTACTAACTCATGGTGCGCCGCTTGATATTTGACTTGTTCTTTATTTTCGCCTTCTTCAAAATACAAGCCTGCGCCCATAAATGGTGCGTGAAGGATCATGTTGATCTCATTGAAGGTCAACCAGTATTTCACTAAGCCTTTGTAGCGATTGAAGATCACACGGCATAAGTTTTCGTAAAAACCAACCATTTCACGGCTACGCCACGCCCCGTATTTTTCCACTAAATGCATTGGACAGTCAAAATGTGTGATGGTTACAAGCGGTTCGATATTGTATTTACGGCATTCTTTGAAGAGATCTTCATAATATTTCAAGCCTTCTTCATTTGGTTCCGTTTCATCCCCTAATGGGAAAATCCGGCTCCAGGCAATCGATAAACGATACGTCTTAAAGCCCATTTCTGCAAACAAAGCGATATCTTCTTTGTAGCGGTGGTACATATCGATCGCGTTTTGTGCAGGGTAAAAATGCTCGTCATCAAACTCAAACATTTTCTTTTCACCAGTGATCACTGGAAAACGATCCGGTCCGACAGGGGCTAGATCTACATTGGCTAAGCCACGTCCCCCTTCGTTATAGCCACCTTCACATTGATTGGCCGCTGTTGCGCCGCCCCATAAAAAATCTTTTCTAAATGACATGTCAAAATTCCTTTCTTCCTTTAAAGCTCACGACAAGATAATTGCTATCTTGCCGCAAGTTTTATTCCATCTTTATTCTTTATGCTAAACCTGTGATCAAAGTATCATTTGACGTTACTTCTTGATCTTGTGTTTCTACGATATCCAAATAATCACCCGTATTCGTCACAATTATAGGCGTTTCTACACTATAACCAGCTGCTTTAATCGCATCCATATCAAACGTTACTAACACTTGTCCTTTTTTAACTTTATCTCCCTGAGCAACTTTCGCTTCAAAGCCTTGTCCTTCTAATTGAACAGTATCCATACCAATGTGGATCAATAGTTCCATTCCTTGATCTGAAATCAAACCAATCGCGTGTTTTGTTGGGAATAATGTCATGACTGTTCCATCAAATGGTGCACGGACAATTCCTTCAGTTGGCTCAATCAATACGCCTTTTCCTAATGCTCCTTGCGCAAATGCTTGATCACTTGCTTTGCTCAATGGTAAAACGCGTCCTTTAACTGGACTTAATACTGCTTCTTTCATCGCTTTTTGAGTAGCTGTATTTTCTTTCGCTTCTTCCGTAACCACTTCATCTTTCCAGAAGAAGAATGTTAGCAAGAAACCAATTGCAACCGCGATACCGATTGCGATGAATGAATGAAGCACGCCACTAGCATCGTCGCCGTTAATAAAGTTTAAAACACCAAAGATTCCTAAACCGCCCATTGTATAAGAGGTTACCCCGTTGATCATCAAGTAAAGACCACCAGCAGCAGCACCGATCATTGAAAAAATGAATGGGGTCTTTTTAGGTAATGTGATCCCATAAATCGCTGGCTCAGTTACACCAAAAATTCCTGAAATGATTGCTGGAGGACATAATGCTTTGATTTTTTTATCATTCAATTTGAAGAACATTGCCATTACAACTGCGGTTTGTGCAAAACTTGCCGCAAATGATCTAACTAATACTTGGCTAAATCCTTCTTGCGTAATTTGCATGATTGCAAGCGGCACAACACTCCAGTGTAAACCAAAGATTACTAATACTTGCCAGAAGAAGCCTAAAATCAATCCGTATAAAGCTGGTGAGAATTCCATCAATGAGCTGAATCCAGCACTTAATAGATCTGTCAACATGCTGATGATTGGACCAATCACTAAAAAGCCGATTGGTAGTGCAATCAATAGTACAAAAAATGGCACTAAGAATGTCTGAACAACTTCAGGAATAATTTTCTTAAATAGTTTTTGAATTTGAGCAGCAAAAGCAACAATAAATATGATTGGTACAACACTACTTGTGTAACCAGCACCCACCCAAGGAATACCTAAAAAGGTTGTGTAAGCTGGTAATCCTAAAAGACTGTATGGGGCTGCAGCACCCGCACCAGCTGTTGTTTCAAATGCTGTTTGTAGTGCACTACCTTGTACCGATGGATAACAAAGCGCTGCACCGATCACGATTCCGACCATTGGATTCAAGTTGAACTTTCTTGCTGCAGTATATCCAAGAATCACTGGCATGAAGAAGAAGATTGCATCGCCAATTCCATTTAACATTGTATAAGTACCAGATGTATTTGAGTATAATTTCAAGAAAACAAGTAAAGCGTTTAATCCTTTAACCATCCCAGCAGCAGCCAATGCGCCAAGGAAAGGTTGGAAACAGCCGCTTAAAATATCGATCAAACGATTGAAAATATTTCCTCCTGAAGATTCTTGCTCTGAATCTGAAGAAATACCAGCAATAGTCAAAACATCTTCATAAACTGCCGGCACGTGGTTCCCAATAACTACCTGATACTGTCCGCCGCTTTTCATGACTGTTACGACACCATCCATGTTTTTCAAAATGTCATCATTTGCTTTTCCTTCGTCTTTCAATTTAAAGCGTAAACGAGTGATACAGTGCGTCAAGCTATTGATATTTTCTTTTCCACCTACATTGTCTACAATTTTCTGTGCTAAATCATAATATTTTCCCATTTTTTGTTCCTCCAAAGTTTAGTTTGTATTCAATACTTTTGAAGGTTTAGCCAACTTAATGTCACTATCCAAGGGGGTGTTGCACTTTCCTATCCACCTTTCGATTTAATTTTATTAAAAGATTAGATAATCTTAATCACTATTTGTTTGTACGACTCGTGCGATATGAATAATCAAATACATTTTTTCTTCTTTTGAAATTGTATAATTGTAATTAGCTTTTAAAAAATCAGCAATTTTATTAACACAATTGTATGCATTTCGGTATTTCTTTTTAATTACTTCATATAGTTCATCATCTTCTTCATCATGAAACTCTTTATGGTTCAATAATCGATATGAAAAAAACTTTAAATGAGTGCTAAAACGATAAAAATAAACTGAATCTTCGTTAAAAGTAACTTTAAAATGATACTTAACAATGTTTGTGATTTCTTGCATGATTTTGGTCAATTCATATACGTTTCCGACTTCTTCATCCATCCCAGCATTAACAAGGTGTAAGGCGATAAATCCAGCCTCGTCCTCTGGTAATTGTACACCGAATTTTTCTTTTACCATCTCTAACGCCTTGTTTCCAATAAAAAATTCATCTGGGAAAAAGCGCTTGATATCCCACAGCAAGAAGTTTCTAACTTCAATTCCTTGTTTCATGCGTTCTAATGCCGTATGAAGATGATCCGTCAAAGAAATAAAGATTGTATCGTTTAATTTTCGACCAAGCTTAGTCTTTGCATACTTGATGACTTCATCCGACACTTGCATGACTTCTAGTGGTAACTCACCTAATAATTCTTGAAATTTCAATGAGGTATCTTGATTCGCTAATCGAAAAACTTGGTCTACTTGTTCTTCTGGTACATAGTCTCCGATTTTTCTTTTAAAAGCTATACCTCGCCCCATAACTATTTGTTCCTGATCATTTGCATCCAACGTGATTACAACATTATTATTCAAAATTTTTTGAATAATCATTTTTTCGCTCCCTTCTTCACACAGTACCCCACTCCTTTAATTGTAAAAAAGAAAAACCCAACCTTTCCAAAAAAGAAGATACACTTCCACTTTGGAAAAATTAGGTTTAGCTTGTATTTAAACAATCACTATCCATTTATTTAGCTTTTTAGTACAAACCAAGGATACCTTATATAGACATGAATGTCAACGTTTTCATAGAAAGATTTAAAAGATAAAATAAAAAAACACTTAGTAAAAATACTAAATGCCTTCAACATGACCCGTACGGGAATCGAACCCGTGATACCGCCGTGAAAGGGCGGTGTCTTAACCGCTTGACCAACGGGCCAAATAAAAATTTATGGGCCTAAATGGACTCGAACCATCGACCTCACGCTTATCAGGCGTGCGCTCTAACCAGCTGAGCTATAGGCCCTTAAAGAAAAAAAGCGGGTGACGAGAATCGAACTCGCGACAACAGCTTGGAAGGCTGTGGTTTTACCACTAAACTACACCCGCATGTTTCTTCTTTCAAATGGCGCAAGACAGAATCGAACTGCCGACACACGGAGCTTCAATCCGTTGCTCTACCAACTGAGCTACTGCGCCAAAAACTTATAAAACGGTCTGGACGGGACTCGAACCCGCGACCTCCTGCGTGACAGGCAGGCATTCTAACCAGCTGAACTACCAAACCATCCGTTATTGTGTTGCGTCACGAATAACTTTTTGCTTTTTCAAGCAATTGCGGGGGCAGGATTTGAACCTACGACCTTCGGGTTATGAGCCCGACGAGCTACCTGACTGCTCCACCCCGCGATAATTATAGTCAAAGACTATTAGAAAGGTGTTTCTCTTGGTGATCACTAGTAAGTGATACTTCACACTCACTATGGTCAACAATAAAGGAGGATAAGGGATTCGAACCCTTGCACGGTTTTACCCGCCTGACGGTTTTCAAGACCGTTCCCTTCAGCCGGACTTGGGTAATCCTCCGAAATATTAATATATAAACAATGACCCGTACGGGAATCGAACCCGTGATACCGCCGTGAAAGGGCGGTGTCTTAACCGCTTGACCAACGGGCCTACTTGGAACGGAGAAGGAGGGATTTGAACCCTCGCGCCAGTTTCCCGACCTACACCCTTAGCAGGGGCGCCTCTTCAGCCACTTGAGTACTTCCCCAAGTAAAATATTTATTAATGGGCCTAAATGGACTCGAACCATCGACCTCACGCTTATCAGGCGTGCGCTCTAACCAGCTGAGCTATAGGCCCATAAAGCGGGTGACGAGAATCGAACTCGCGACAACAGCTTGGAAGGCTGTGGTTTTACCACTAAACTACACCCGCAAAAAAAGATAACGGTCTGGACGGGACTCGAACCCGCGACCTCCTGCGTGACAGGCAGGCATTCTAACCAGCTGAACTACCAAACCATCCGTTATTGTGTTGCGTCACGAATAACTTTTTGCTTTTTCAAGCAATTGCGGGGGCAGGATTTGAACCTACGACCTTCGGGTTATGAGCCCGACGAGCTACCTGACTGCTCCACCCCGCGATAATTATAGTCAAAGACTATTAGAAAGTTGTTTCTCTTGGTGATCACTAGTAAGTGATACTTCACACTCACTGTGGTCATCAATAAAGGAGGATAAGGGATTCGAACCCTTGCACGGTTTTACCCGCCTGACGGTTTTCAAGACCGTTCCCTTCAGCCGGACTTGGGTAATCCTCCGAAATATTAATTAAGTCACTACAATGGACCTTGTAGGACTCGAACCTACGACCGGACGGTTATGAGCCGTCTGCTCTAACCAACTGAGCTAAAGGTCCTTGGCTCTAATAAGGTATCGCGGCGGAGGGGATCGAACCCCCGACCTCCCGGGTATGAACCGGACGCTCTAGCCAGCTGAGCTACACCGCGATGATAATAAAATGGTACAATGGAGCCTAGCGGGATCGAACCGCTGACCTCCTGCGTGCAAAGCAGGCGCTCTCCCAGCTGAGCTAAGGCCCCACAAAATAAAATCGGGAAGACAGGATTCGAACCTGCGACCCCTTGGTCCCAAACCAAGTGCTCTACCAAGCTGAGCTACTTCCCGTATTTCAAATGCACCCAAAGGGAGTCGAACCCCTAACCTTTTGATTCGTAGTCAAACACTCTATCCAGTTGAGCTATGGGTGCTAAAAATCATCTCAACACAGGTTGTGATGAATGCCGAGGACCGGAATCGAACCGGTACGGTGATCACTCACCGCAGGATTTTAAGTCCTGTGCGTCTGCCAGTTCCGCCACCCCGGCGAATGAACAAGCTAAGCGGAAAACGGGGTTCGAACCCGCGACCCCCACCTTGGCAAGGTGGTGCTCTACCACTGAGCTATTTCCGCAGTTTGATGCCGGCTAAAGGACTTGAACCCTCGACCCTCTGATTACAAATCAGATGCTCTACCAACTGAGCTAAGCCGGCGTATTTCGCCAAGTTTATCAACGAGACTTAAAAGATGCGGGTGAAGGGACTTGAACCCCCACGCCGTAAGGCGCTAGATCCTAAATCTAGTGCGTCTGCCAATTCCGCCACACCCGCAAAATATTTCTATGAGCCGTGCAGGGCTCGAACCTGCGACCCTCTGATTAAAAGTCAGATGCTCTACCAACTGAGCTAACGGCTCAAAAAATGGAGGTTGACGGGATCGAACCGCCGACCCCCTGCTTGTAAGGCAGGTGCTCTCCCAGCTGAGCTAAACCTCCGATACAACACGTTTAGCGCGGCGACGTCCTACTCTCACAAAGGGAAACCCTTCACTACAATCGGCGCTAAGAAGCTTAACTTCTGTGTTCGGCATGGGAACAGGTGTATCCTTCTCGCTATCGCCACCACACTGGGTGTTGTTGTATTTAATTGAGTGATGATTCACTCAAAACTGGATTGAAGCTTGTAATCAATGCTTACCAAGATCTTTTATTTTATTTCTTTTGGTTAAGTCCTCGACCGATTAGTATTGGTCCGCTCCGTACATCACTGCACTTCCACTTCCAACCTATCTACCTCATCATCTCTGAGGGGTCTTACTTTCTTAAAGAAATGGGAAATCTCATCTTGAGGTGGGCTTCACACTTAGATGCTTTCAGCGTTTATCCCTTCCCTACATAGCTACCCAGCAATGCCCTTGGCAGAACAACTGGTACACCAGCGGTAAGTCCATCCCGGTCCTCTCGTACTAAGGACAGCTCCTCTCAAATTTCCAACGCCCGCGACGGATAGGGACCGAACTGTCTCACGACGTTCTGAACCCAGCTCGCGTGCCGCTTTAATGGGCGAACAGCCCAA
This sequence is a window from Enterococcus wangshanyuanii. Protein-coding genes within it:
- a CDS encoding nucleoside deaminase, which translates into the protein MTKKQHIELLTRCIEISQAAREHGNTPFGALLADKEGNILLEQENIEITEKICTGHAETTLAAKASQRYSKEFLWECTLYTTAEPCAMCTGAIYWGNIGTIVYAMTEKRLLELTGDNEQNPTFDLPSEEIIKHGQKNIQIIGPFPEVETAAAAVHKGYWE
- a CDS encoding tyrosine-protein phosphatase, producing the protein MVTITNFRDIGGIQNKAGKKLRTNVFLRSGELSSLTKEDEKRLENNYHLGKIIDLRSNLEVEERPDMSVPKSEYIHIDILEDIQDEGASIGDFVKIGSPEKSASYMEKLYADIALNTTSQKGYNKFFEEILALQDQESILFHCFAGKDRTGIAAALILETLNVSRKDIYTDYLKTNELRKKENAMILEQARKTNLEEANLEALHVALNVDSSYLDNFYQTVEAQYGDIATYLKQAIGLDKGSIEILNHRFLLA
- a CDS encoding histidine phosphatase family protein, whose translation is MKKFTKLLGVLMLGMLVVAGCGNNGGAKEDTSAAKETPEELTLYIVRHGKTMLNTTDRVQGWSDAVLTKAGEEVVTAAGVGLKDIEFQNAYSSDSGRAIQTANLIIKENEKSSDLKVITDERLREFNFGTYEGDLNHTMWQDIADDQGVTLEEFMKNMTPESFANSVAKLDAKNVEEAKINWPAEDYETITTRLKAGVEDIVAKEMKNSGSGNVLITSHGLSISALLDTLFDDFKIPEGGLKNASVCTVKYKDGKYTLDKVNDLSYVEAGEK
- a CDS encoding 6-phospho-beta-glucosidase — protein: MSFRKDFLWGGATAANQCEGGYNEGGRGLANVDLAPVGPDRFPVITGEKKMFEFDDEHFYPAQNAIDMYHRYKEDIALFAEMGFKTYRLSIAWSRIFPLGDETEPNEEGLKYYEDLFKECRKYNIEPLVTITHFDCPMHLVEKYGAWRSREMVGFYENLCRVIFNRYKGLVKYWLTFNEINMILHAPFMGAGLYFEEGENKEQVKYQAAHHELVASAVATKIAHEVDPENQVGCMLAAGTNYAYTCKPEDVWAARKADRENFFFIDVQSRGEYPAYALKELEREGIELPIEDGDLELLKEHTVDFISFSYYSSRVQSTDPAVNEQTAGNIFASVKNPYLEASEWGWQIDPLGLRVTMNDLYDRYQKPLFIVENGLGAVDTPDENGYVADDYRIEYLAAHIQAMKDAVELDGVDLLGYTTWGCIDLVSAGTGEMKKRYGFIYVDRDNEGNGTLKRSKKKSFDWYKKVISTNGEDLTNA
- a CDS encoding beta-glucoside-specific PTS transporter subunit IIABC, yielding MGKYYDLAQKIVDNVGGKENINSLTHCITRLRFKLKDEGKANDDILKNMDGVVTVMKSGGQYQVVIGNHVPAVYEDVLTIAGISSDSEQESSGGNIFNRLIDILSGCFQPFLGALAAAGMVKGLNALLVFLKLYSNTSGTYTMLNGIGDAIFFFMPVILGYTAARKFNLNPMVGIVIGAALCYPSVQGSALQTAFETTAGAGAAAPYSLLGLPAYTTFLGIPWVGAGYTSSVVPIIFIVAFAAQIQKLFKKIIPEVVQTFLVPFFVLLIALPIGFLVIGPIISMLTDLLSAGFSSLMEFSPALYGLILGFFWQVLVIFGLHWSVVPLAIMQITQEGFSQVLVRSFAASFAQTAVVMAMFFKLNDKKIKALCPPAIISGIFGVTEPAIYGITLPKKTPFIFSMIGAAAGGLYLMINGVTSYTMGGLGIFGVLNFINGDDASGVLHSFIAIGIAVAIGFLLTFFFWKDEVVTEEAKENTATQKAMKEAVLSPVKGRVLPLSKASDQAFAQGALGKGVLIEPTEGIVRAPFDGTVMTLFPTKHAIGLISDQGMELLIHIGMDTVQLEGQGFEAKVAQGDKVKKGQVLVTFDMDAIKAAGYSVETPIIVTNTGDYLDIVETQDQEVTSNDTLITGLA
- the licT gene encoding BglG family transcription antiterminator LicT, encoding MIIQKILNNNVVITLDANDQEQIVMGRGIAFKRKIGDYVPEEQVDQVFRLANQDTSLKFQELLGELPLEVMQVSDEVIKYAKTKLGRKLNDTIFISLTDHLHTALERMKQGIEVRNFLLWDIKRFFPDEFFIGNKALEMVKEKFGVQLPEDEAGFIALHLVNAGMDEEVGNVYELTKIMQEITNIVKYHFKVTFNEDSVYFYRFSTHLKFFSYRLLNHKEFHDEEDDELYEVIKKKYRNAYNCVNKIADFLKANYNYTISKEEKMYLIIHIARVVQTNSD